A genomic segment from Bacillus cereus G9842 encodes:
- a CDS encoding AAA family ATPase, whose product MRLHKALQPSFIKRMYYMRFLGKFTKAEKEKSGENFFVQCLSPIPFTLQEQFANEPYVFEGVCSNKKNEKIFSELKKRKLEKQLVMFRLYYERGNVYVELICTEEPKEIASSYKMIPAPKVTNNKKRESLERKLSNGYLSFLMPKFPKDFEPPELLWHDGRLYGNISLKSSISSIAYFEQKRECKYINCSDWTKYVEIAVEDQLYFVSDHVYEQLKKRMHEEGKIVEVEDIKVQKEEWEWDERESSFLQYVQSMVHNKGLYLDETDIYNFHISVKTNMLTILGGIPGVGKSRFVQTYAEALGLQYGEELVWIPISPSYQEPHDLLGYLHPNGTFIESETKLVRTLMKAKENQNQLYIIVFDEMNMSHIEHWFTPFLSVLQLETKNRILNLYEGVQDIENSIPSTIEIGENIIFVGTVNFDETTKELSDRLLDRTNLITLQKIPFCEMGMEQGKVVLHPPLKVTAGEFRINWMRNKAMIEVFSEEELELLDKLHVVLSSHDASKGISFRCANAIATYLQNIPFQNNHTYMISREEGFDLQIKQRVLTKIRGTEMMVGSLLSEEAKRGATLVPLLQSALANRVSTFEHSLAYIREKRRELELYGYAK is encoded by the coding sequence GTGAGATTACATAAAGCTCTTCAGCCAAGTTTTATAAAACGAATGTACTATATGAGATTTTTAGGGAAATTTACAAAAGCTGAGAAAGAGAAGAGTGGAGAGAATTTCTTTGTACAATGCTTATCGCCAATACCATTCACTTTACAGGAACAATTTGCAAATGAACCATATGTATTTGAAGGGGTATGTAGTAATAAAAAGAATGAAAAAATCTTTTCGGAATTAAAGAAGAGGAAATTAGAAAAGCAATTAGTGATGTTTCGTCTTTATTATGAAAGAGGAAATGTATACGTGGAGTTAATATGTACAGAAGAACCGAAAGAAATAGCAAGCAGCTATAAAATGATTCCTGCACCTAAAGTTACAAATAATAAAAAAAGAGAGTCTTTAGAACGAAAACTTAGCAACGGTTATTTATCATTTCTTATGCCAAAATTTCCGAAAGACTTTGAGCCTCCCGAATTATTGTGGCATGATGGAAGACTGTATGGAAACATATCCTTAAAGTCATCAATTAGCTCAATCGCATATTTTGAACAGAAACGGGAATGTAAATATATAAACTGCAGTGACTGGACGAAGTATGTAGAAATAGCGGTAGAAGATCAATTATATTTTGTAAGTGATCATGTGTATGAGCAATTAAAAAAACGAATGCATGAAGAAGGTAAGATAGTTGAAGTAGAGGATATAAAAGTGCAAAAAGAGGAATGGGAATGGGATGAGCGTGAATCGTCCTTTTTACAGTATGTACAAAGTATGGTGCATAATAAAGGGCTATATTTGGATGAAACGGATATTTATAATTTCCATATAAGTGTAAAAACAAATATGTTAACGATTCTTGGTGGTATACCGGGCGTTGGGAAATCACGTTTTGTGCAAACTTATGCAGAAGCATTAGGGTTACAGTATGGGGAGGAATTGGTTTGGATTCCAATTTCGCCATCGTATCAAGAACCACATGATTTACTTGGTTACCTTCATCCGAATGGTACTTTTATTGAAAGTGAAACGAAGTTAGTTAGGACGTTAATGAAGGCGAAAGAAAATCAAAATCAACTGTATATAATCGTTTTTGATGAAATGAACATGTCTCATATTGAGCATTGGTTTACTCCATTTCTCTCTGTTCTTCAACTTGAAACAAAAAATCGTATTTTAAACTTGTATGAGGGTGTTCAGGACATTGAGAATTCAATTCCATCAACAATTGAAATTGGAGAAAATATTATATTTGTAGGTACTGTGAATTTTGATGAAACAACGAAAGAGCTCTCCGATCGATTATTAGACCGAACGAACCTAATAACGTTACAGAAAATTCCGTTTTGTGAGATGGGCATGGAACAGGGGAAAGTCGTATTACACCCACCTTTGAAAGTAACAGCGGGAGAATTTCGGATAAATTGGATGAGAAATAAAGCGATGATTGAAGTGTTTTCTGAAGAAGAATTAGAGCTATTAGATAAGTTGCATGTCGTATTGTCATCACATGATGCGTCTAAGGGAATTTCTTTCCGATGTGCAAATGCAATTGCGACTTATTTGCAAAACATACCGTTCCAAAATAACCATACCTATATGATCAGTAGAGAAGAGGGGTTTGATTTACAAATAAAGCAGCGTGTATTAACGAAAATCAGAGGGACCGAAATGATGGTTGGGTCTTTACTTTCTGAAGAAGCAAAAAGGGGAGCGACCTTAGTACCTCTTTTGCAATCTGCACTTGCAAACAGAGTATCTACATTTGAACATTCTTTAGCATATATACGAGAAAAACGTAGGGAACTGGAGCTGTATGGATATGCAAAATGA